The genomic window ACTAAGGCCAGAAGCACGAAGCCAATGGCCAGCACAACTGCTGTACCAGTGCCGCCGTAACGACGCTGGTTGACCGTGAGATCGCGAGCGCGCTGTTGCTGCTGCAGCTGACCTTCGGCCTGCTGCAACTGGCGCTGCATGAAACTCTTAGCAGCCGCCTGCTGCTGCTCCGGAGTGGCATCAGCGGGGATCTGACCGGCCTGGGCGGCCTGGGCAATCAATTGGTTAATTACCTGGGGATTGTCCATTTGGGCGCGGGCCATTTCCAGCTGACCCTTGCGAGCAGCCAGCTGCTGGTCTGCCTGTTCGGAGAGGCTGCGGTCGCCGCTGATTGAAACCGGCACCGCCACGACCAGGGCAAGGGCCAGCAGGATGCTCACTACGGCCACAAGCCAGCGCAGCGGGGTGCGGCCAGCGGCCGGATGGTCGATGCGACTGCCAAATAGCATCAGCAGCAAACCAACTAAGGCCATCGGTGACTGGTTGACCAGCCGATCCATCAGCAGCTGGCGATATCCCTCTTCAGCCCAGTTCCAAGAGCCCAGCAGCACCAGCAACTGCAGGGCCAGCAACACGACCAGGGTGAGGCCGAGCCAACGCAACAGGTGGCCCAGGCGGCCGAAGGAAGCAGTGCTCACAGAAGGGTCTCGCGGCAGATTTAGACAACGGCGCAACTGTACGGGCGATGACGCTGAACGCCCATCACGACCTTGCACTCCGTTTAAAACAGCAAGCCCAGCAGCTTGGCTTTGACCCTGTGGGCCTCGCCGCCGTGCCTGCCGGAGAGCGCCTAGGCCTGCGAACGGCGGCCCTGGAGCGCTGGCTGGCAGCGGGCTATCAAGCCGACATGGCCTGGATGGCCGACCCGCGCCGGCGCGCGGTGGAGCAACTGCTGCCCGGGGTGCGCAGCCTGCTGGCGGTTGGCCTCAACTACTACGTGGAGGCCGATCGGGCACCGGGGGCGCTCAAGGTGGCCCGCTACGGCTGGGGGCGGGACTACCACCGGGTGATCGATGGCCGCCTGCGCCAGCTGGGTCGCTGGCTGGAGCAGCAGGTGCCTGGGGTGGGTTGGCGGGCCTGCGTCGACAGTGCACCGCTGATGGATAAGGCCTGGGCCGAGCAGGCCGGGCTGGGCTGGATTGGCAAAAACGGCAACCTGATCAATCGCGAGCGGGGCTCCTGGCTACTGCTGGGCCACCTGCTCACCACCTTGGAGCTGCCTGCCGATGCTGCCGCCACACCCCTTTGCGGCAGCTGCAGCCGCTGCCTGCCTGCCTGTCCCACCGGCGCCATCACCGAGCCCTTCGTGGTGGACAGCCGCCGCTGCCTGGCCTTTCACACCATCGAAAACCGCGATCCCGAACTGCCGCAAGCGATCACCAGCAAATTGGCGGGCTGGGTCGCCGGCTGCGACATCTGCCAGGACGTGTGTCCCTGGAATCAACAGCCGCTGCGAAGCAGTGAAGATACGGATTTGCAGCCCCGGCCCTGGCTGCTGAACCTGCAGGCCGAGGAAGCCCTGGGATGGAGCGACTCCGACTGGGATACCAAGCTGCGAGCCTCGGCCCTGCGCCGACTCAAACCCTGGATGTGGCGGCGCAACCTGCGGGCCAGCCGGAGCGGCACTGCCTAGGCTGGCCAAACCCGTCTCCCCGTAATGGCTCCGCGCTGGTCGCGCCCTGATTTCAGAACTGCCCTGCTGCCCGCTGCCCTCGGGCTACTGCTGACATCGGGGCTGCCCGCCCGGGCGTTGGTGCCCTACGTGTACGTGCCCCAACGGCAAGAACTCGAAGCTGCAGGTCTGGGCATCGCCCAGGCGGCGGCCCGGCTGCTGCGACTTGGTCAAGCCAGGGACGCCGCCAGGCTGGCTGCCCTGACGGTGCAGCTGCTACCAGAAGATCCTCGCGGTTGGGTCTTGCTGGCCGAGGCCCAGCTGCGCAGCAACCAGCTTGAACAGGCAGGCATATCGTTGGCCAAGGCCAAGCAACTCGATCCACGCAACCCTGGAATCTGGTTTGCCGAGGGTTCCCTAGCCCTGCGGGCCAGCAAACCCAATGAGGCCATCGGCCTTTTGGAGCAGGGCCTGAAACTGGATAAGCGCAACGCCGGCGCCTATTTCGACCTGGGCAACGCCCGCATCCTGCTAGGCCAGAGCGGCCAAGCCTTGGCTGCCTTTGAGCGGGCCTCTTCCCTGCGCAAAGGCTTCTGGGAAGCCCTCAACAACCAGGGGCTGGTGTTGTTCGAGCAGGGCAATACAAAGGCGGCCATCAGCCGCTGGCGCGAGGTGTTGAAGATCAAGCCAGATGCGGCTGAACCAACCCTGGCCCTGGCAGCCAGTCTGTTTGCCAACGGTCCGGAAAATCGCAGCGAAGCTGTCGAATTGGTTGGCAAGGCCCTCGACACCGAACCCAACTACGTGCTCGACAGCCACCAGAAGGAGCAGCTCTGGGGTCCGAAGCTGCGCAGCACCACCGCCGAACTCTTCAAGCTGGCCGAACTCAAACCGGTGGTGGATCGGGCCCTTGCCAATGCCAGCCCGGAGGGCGAAAGCAGCGACGAGGAGTAAATGGGGAGGCCTGGACAGCATCTGTAGGCTGAGCCCCAGCTTGCTGCCCCAGACCCCAACACCGGATGGCCGAGGAGCGACCAGGCGAATCCATCGGACCGGGCAACGACGCCCGCATCGAGCCGATTGCGCTGCACCTGGAGATGCAGCGCTCCTACCTCGAATACGCCATGAGCGTGATCGTTGGTAGGGCCCTGCCGGATGCACGCGACGGCCTCAAGCCAGTGCAGCGCCGCATTCTGTTTGCGATGCACGAGCTGGGGCTCACCCCTGATCGTCCCTACCGCAAATGCGCCCGGGTCGTCGGCGACGTACTCGGCAAGTACCACCCCCATGGTGATCAGGCCGTCTACGACGCCCTGGTGCGCCAGGTGCAAACTTTCGCCAGCCGCCATCCCCTGCTGGATGGCCACGGCAACTTCGGCTCCGTCGACGACGACCCGCCGGCGGCGATGCGCTACACCGAAACCCGTCTGGCTCCAATCGCCAACGAAGCGCTGCTCGATGAAATCGGCGCCGACACCGTTGATTTCGCGGCCAACTTCGATGGCTCCCAGCAGGAGCCGACGGTGCTGCCAGCCCAGCTGCCCTTCCTGCTGCTAAATGGCTGCACCGGTATCGCCGTGGGTATGGCCACCAACATCCCGCCCCACAACCTGGGCGAGGTGGTGGATGCCCTGATCGCCTTAGTGCGCAAACCGGAGCTGAGCGACGAAAAGCTGCTGGAGCTAGTGCCCGGCCCCGACTTTCCCACCGGTGGCGAAGTACTGGTGGGGCAAGGGGTCCGCGATACCTACCTCGTGGGCCGCGGCAGCATCCCGATGCGGGGCGTCGCCCACATCGAGGAGGTACAGCCAGGAAAGGGACGCCATCGCCGCGGCGCCGTGGTGATCACCGAGCTGCCCTACCAGCTCAGCAAAGCCGGCTGGATTGAGAAACTGGCCGAACAGGTAAATGACGGCAAGATC from Cyanobium sp. Tous-M-B4 includes these protein-coding regions:
- a CDS encoding HpsJ family protein — translated: MSTASFGRLGHLLRWLGLTLVVLLALQLLVLLGSWNWAEEGYRQLLMDRLVNQSPMALVGLLLMLFGSRIDHPAAGRTPLRWLVAVVSILLALALVVAVPVSISGDRSLSEQADQQLAARKGQLEMARAQMDNPQVINQLIAQAAQAGQIPADATPEQQQAAAKSFMQRQLQQAEGQLQQQQRARDLTVNQRRYGGTGTAVVLAIGFVLLALVALL
- the queG gene encoding tRNA epoxyqueuosine(34) reductase QueG, with the protein product MTLNAHHDLALRLKQQAQQLGFDPVGLAAVPAGERLGLRTAALERWLAAGYQADMAWMADPRRRAVEQLLPGVRSLLAVGLNYYVEADRAPGALKVARYGWGRDYHRVIDGRLRQLGRWLEQQVPGVGWRACVDSAPLMDKAWAEQAGLGWIGKNGNLINRERGSWLLLGHLLTTLELPADAAATPLCGSCSRCLPACPTGAITEPFVVDSRRCLAFHTIENRDPELPQAITSKLAGWVAGCDICQDVCPWNQQPLRSSEDTDLQPRPWLLNLQAEEALGWSDSDWDTKLRASALRRLKPWMWRRNLRASRSGTA
- a CDS encoding tetratricopeptide repeat protein, with protein sequence MAPRWSRPDFRTALLPAALGLLLTSGLPARALVPYVYVPQRQELEAAGLGIAQAAARLLRLGQARDAARLAALTVQLLPEDPRGWVLLAEAQLRSNQLEQAGISLAKAKQLDPRNPGIWFAEGSLALRASKPNEAIGLLEQGLKLDKRNAGAYFDLGNARILLGQSGQALAAFERASSLRKGFWEALNNQGLVLFEQGNTKAAISRWREVLKIKPDAAEPTLALAASLFANGPENRSEAVELVGKALDTEPNYVLDSHQKEQLWGPKLRSTTAELFKLAELKPVVDRALANASPEGESSDEE